A stretch of Malus sylvestris chromosome 11, drMalSylv7.2, whole genome shotgun sequence DNA encodes these proteins:
- the LOC126588161 gene encoding pentatricopeptide repeat-containing protein At2g30100, chloroplastic-like translates to MASAQGIVSLTRLCFAVKRQRFIGRQGFSAQSCARVFPIICEHQKPNLFVAKSSKVRDFRVFNSVQLDQFLTSDDEDEMGEGFFEAIEELERMAREPSDVLGEMNDRLSARELQLVLVYFSQEGRDSWCALEVFEWLRKENRVDKETMELMVSIMCSWVKKLIEGEHDIGDVVDLLVESDCVGLKPSFSMMEKVISLYWEMGEKEKAVLFVKEVLKRGITYLEEDDTDGHKGGPTGYLAWKMMVEGNYRDSVTFVIHLRESGLKPEVYSYLIAMTAVVKELNELAKALRKLKGFARAGLVAAFDTENIGLIEKYQSDLIADGVQLSNWVIEEGSSSLHGVVHERLLAMYICSGHGLEAERQLWEMKLVGKEADADLYDIVLAICASQKEANAIERLLTGTDVSSSLRKKKSLSWLLRGYIKGGHFDDAAETVIKMLDLGLHPEFLDRAAVLQGLRKRIQQSGGVDTYLKLCKRLSDSNLIGPCLLYLFIKKYKLWIIKTL, encoded by the exons ATGGCCTCTGCCCAGGGGATTGTTTCGCTGACTCGTTTGTGTTTTGCGGTTAAACGGCAGCGTTTTATCGGTCGCCAGGGGTTCTCGGCTCAATCTTGCGCTAGGGTTTTTCCCATAATCTGCGAACATCAAAAACCCAACTTGTTCGTTGCGAAATCAAGCAAAGTTCGAGACTTTAGGGTTTTCAATTCGGTTCAATTGGACCAGTTCCTGACCAGCGACGACGAGGACGAAATGGGTGAAGGTTTCTTCGAGGCAATTGAGGAATTGGAGCGAATGGCAAGAGAGCCGTCCGATGTTCTTGGGGAAATGAACGACCGGTTGTCGGCCAGAGAGTTGCAGCTTGTGTTGGTGTATTTTTCCCAGGAGGGGAGGGACTCGTGGTGTGCCCTTGAGGTGTTTGAGTGGCTCCGAAAGGAGAATCGGGTCGATAAGGAGACGATGGAGCTCATGGTTTCCATAATGTGTAGTTGGGTCAAGAAATTGATTGAGGGGGAGCATGACATtggggatgtggtggaccttcTTGTAGAATCGGACTGCGTGGGTTTGAAGCCGAGTTTTAGCATGATGGAGAAGGTCATTTCTTTGTATTGGGAGATGGGTGAGAAGGAAAAGGCGGTTTTGTTTGTGAAGGAGGTGTTGAAGCGTGGAATTACTTATTTGGAGGAAGATGATACGGATGGGCATAAGGGAGGGCCAACTGGCTATCTTGCTTGGAAGATGATG GTCGAGGGTAACTATAGGGATTCTGTGACATTTGTGATTCATCTAAGAGAATCAGGGTTGAAGCCAGAGGTCTACAGCTACCTCATTGCAATGACAGCTGTGGTTAAGGAACTAAATGAACTTGCGAAAGCTTTACGCAAGTTGAAAGGTTTTGCAAGGGCTGGGCTTGTAGCTGCATTTGATACAGAAAATATTGGGCTTATTGAGAAGTATCAGTCTGATCTTATAGCTGATGGAGTACAACTGTCCAATTGGGTGATTGAGGAGGGAAGTTCTTCACTCCATGGGGTGGTTCACGAGAGGCTTCTGGCTATGTATATCTGCTCTGGACATGGACTTGAGGCTGAGAGGCAGTTGTGGGAAATGAAACTTGTTGGTAAAGAGGCGGATGCTGACCTTTATGACATTGTTTTAGCTATCTGTGCTTCCCAAAAGGAGGCTAATGCCATAGAACGGTTGCTTACTGGAACAGATGTTTCCAGCTCTCTGCGTAAAAAGAAAAGCCTATCGTGGTTGCTTAGAGGTTACATTAAAGGGGGACATTTTGACGATGCTGCAGAAACAGTAATAAAAATGCTTGATTTGGGTTTGCACCCGGAGTTTTTGGACAGGGCAGCTGTGCTGCAGGGACTACGGAAAAGGATCCAACAATCTGGCGGTGTAGATACTTACCTCAAACTTTGCAAGCGCCTCTCAGATAGCAATTTGATTGGGCCGTGCCTTCTATATCTGTTTATAAAGAAATATAAGCTCTGGATCATAAAAACGCTTTAA
- the LOC126591118 gene encoding farnesol kinase, chloroplastic-like — protein MHSCLAFVPVAIKGTGKPCSFLYQVSYLPRSSSTSRLGLLLLPSNSIADTSTLSLLAPSLRFELTTTISKPRSRRRQLTSTPAIMLPENPVVADTCAAFIAGGVALFFLLLWQETAKRGIFDQKLNRKFVHVSIGLVFMLCWPLFSSGLQGAFFASLTPGLNIFRMLLLGLGIWKDEATVKSMSRYGDHRELLKGPLYYATTITLACLVYWRTSPIAIALICNLCAGDGLADIVGRRFGTQKLPYNRNKSIAGSVAMASAGFLTSIGYMYYFSSFGYVQESWGMALGFLVVSLASALVESLPISTELDDNLTVSLTSALIGSLVF, from the exons ATGCACTCTTGCCTTGCCTTTGTTCCAGTAGCCATAAAAGGCACAGGCAAACCATGTTCCTTCCTCTACCAGGTAAGCTACCTACCAAGATCGTCTTCTACCTCTAGACTcggtcttcttcttctcccttccAATTCAATTGCGGACACTtccaccctctctctcctcgCTCCCTCACTCAGATTCGAACTCACAACAACAATCTCCAAGCCTCGGAGTCGCCGCCGCCAACTGACTTCAACTCCCGCcattatgcttccagaaaaccCGGTGGTTGCTGACACTTGCGCCGCCTTCATTGCCGGCGGCGTTGCTCTTTTCTTCCTGCTGTTGTGGCAAGAAACCGCCAAGCGTGGGATCTTCGACCAG AAACTCAATAGAAAATTTGTCCACGTGAGCATTGGCCTTGTTTTCATGCTGTGCTGGCCACTATTCAG TTCTGGCCTTCAAGGAGCATTTTTTGCATCTCTTACTCCAGGCCTCAATATCTTCCGAATGCTTCTATTGGGACTAGGAATATGGAAAGATGAGGCAACAGTGAAATCAATGAGCAGATATGGAGACCACAG GGAACTTCTTAAGGGACCACTGTACTATGCCACAACAATAACTTTGGCTTGTCTAGTCTATTGGAGAACTTCCCCTATTGCAATTGCTCTTATATGCAATTTGTGTGCTGGAGATG GTTTAGCTGACATTGTTGGTAGGCGGTTTGGTACCCAGAAACTTCCATACAACAGAAACAAATCTATAGCCGGTAGTGTTGCAATGGCATCTGCTGGTTTTTTAACATCTATCGG GTACATGTACTATTTCTCCAGCTTTGGATATGTTCAGGAAAGTTGGGGCATGGCTTTGGGTTTCTTGGTTGTGTCTCTTGCCTCGGCACTGGTAGAATCGCTCCCCATAAGCACCGAGCTTGATGACAACCTAACAGTTTCACTTACTTCTGCATTAATTGGCAGTTTGGTTTTCTGA
- the LOC126591119 gene encoding uncharacterized protein LOC126591119, with the protein MRMVTEAAAWAPAMAPTASSPQDQDGIRYLLDRHYALHGEVMMVVVILLFAAFIFCLLVFPCLQQAKNRHLRSSLDEDSDVVGKPSSCFSSWFMKRRTDGDGASSTELPLRRYISSEVTRNTSS; encoded by the coding sequence ATGAGGATGGTGACAGAAGCAGCAGCATGGGCACCTGCCATGGCTCCTACGGCTTCTTCCCCACAAGACCAAGACGGGATTCGCTACTTGCTCGACAGGCACTACGCCTTGCATGGAGAGGTCATGATGGTGGTTGTGATTCTTCTGTTTGCTGCCTTCATTTTCTGCCTTCTCGTGTTTCCCTGTCTCCAGCAAGCAAAGAATCGTCATCTGCGATCTTCACTCGATGAAGACTCCGATGTCGTTGGGAAGCCGAGTAGTTGTTTTTCATCATGGTTTATGAAAAGGAGGACAGATGGAGATGGTGCAAGCTCAACAGAGTTGCCATTGAGGAGGTATATTAGCAGTGAAGTTACAAGAAACACTAGTTCATAA
- the LOC126588266 gene encoding SAGA-associated factor 11-like, translated as MSLPNEGNDMSSSSDVQLSSHVFVDLLDSIIVDVASECHRIAKLGLDRKFEEEEEELRLSAQARVRVADPSNSGEADSKYVVDIFGQNHPSVASEVFECMNCGRPIVAGRFAPHLEKCMGKGRKARLKVTRSSTAAQTRNSRGSSASTYSTYSNSNSTSRLSNGASGVSGEEYSNGTLEEP; from the exons ATGTCGCTTCCAAATGAAGGAAATGATATGTCCTCTTCTTCCGATGTTCAG CTGTCATCTCATGTTTTTGTGGATCTCCTCGATTCGATCATTGTTGATGTTGCATCTGAGTGTCATCGAATAGCGAAGTTGGGTCTTGATCGTaagtttgaagaagaggaagaagaactaAGGCTGTCAGCCCAAGCACGGGTGAGGGTAGCTGATCCTAGTAATAGTGGTGAAGCAGATAGCAAGTACGTGGTTGACATATTTGGGCAGAATCATCCTTCTGTAGCCAGCGAAGTGTTTGAGTGCATGAATTGTGGTCGGCCTATCGTGGCTGGGAGGTTTGCTCCTCATCTGGAGAAGTGTATGGGAAAG GGTAGAAAGGCTCGCCTCAAGGTGACAAGAAGTAGCACGGCTGCACAGACTCGGAATTCTCGGGGAAGCTCTGCTTCCACATACTCCACATATTCAAATTCCAACAGCACAAGCCGGTTATCAAATGGAGCATCCGGTGTTTCTGGTGAGGAGTACTCAAATGGTACATTGGAAGAGCCATGA
- the LOC126588264 gene encoding putative disease resistance RPP13-like protein 1, whose product MVGALIGEAFLSASIEVLCDRIASTKFVDLFRQNKLDEPLLEKLKVTLPALSAVLNDTEEKQISNRAVRKWLDELKHAVLDAEDLLDEIDTEALRCKVEGEGQTKKLTDKEWNFFSTSPTHFYQSMNVEIRKLLQRLDGFVQQKVALGLTGDVARKGSQRTPTTSLIHEPCVYGRDGDKENLSKVLFSDEASENDVSIITIFGMGGVGKTTLAQALYNDDKVKEHFTLRSWACVSEDYDAIRVTKTLLESVTSKPCKMTDLILLQVELREQLRGKKFLFVLDDLWKFEIF is encoded by the coding sequence ATGGTTGGCGCTTTGATTGGAGAGGCTTTTCTCTCCGCTTCCATCGAGGTGCTGTGTGACAGAATTGCTTCAACCAAGTTTGTTGACTTGTTCCGGCAGAATAAGCTGGACGAACCCCTTCTCGAGAAACTGAAGGTGACGCTGCCCGCCCTTTCTGCAGTCCTCAATGATACAGAAGAGAAGCAAATTTCAAACCGTGCTGTGAGAAAATGGCTTGACGAGCTCAAGCATGCTGTCTTGGACGCGGAGGATTTGCTGGATGAGATCGACACTGAAGCTTTGCGATGCAAGGTGGAAGGTGAAGGTCAAACCAAGAAATTAACCGACAAGGAGTGGAACTTCTTCTCTACTTCTCCTACTCATTTTTATCAAAGCATGAATGTTGAGATACGAAAGTTATTGCAAAGGTTGGATGGCTTTGTGCAACAGAAGGTTGCCCTTGGTCTGACTGGAGATGTTGCGAGGAAGGGTTCACAAAGAACTCCAACAACTTCATTGATTCATGAACCTTGTGTATATGGAAGAGACGGAGATAAAGAAAATTTATCAAAAGTCTTGTTCTCTGATGAAGCAAGCGAGAATGATGTATCTATCATCACCATTTTTGGTATGGGCGGGGTTGGCAAGACGACCCTTGCTCAAGCCCTTTACAACGATGATAAGGTGAAGGAGCACTTTACCCTTAGATCTTGGGCATGTGTTTCAGAAGATTATGATGCTATTAGGGTGACTAAAACTCTTCTCGAGTCGGTCACTTCAAAACCTTGTAAGATGACAGATTTGATTTTGCTTCAAGTTGAACTTAGAGAACAACTGAGGGGAAAGAAATTCTTATTTGTGTTGGATGACCTTTggaaatttgaaatattttga
- the LOC126588268 gene encoding SAGA-associated factor 11-like has product MSLPIEEMICPLFRCLAFISCFGDLLDSIIVDVAYECHRIAKLRLDHNFEEEEEELRLSAQTRVRVVDPSNSGEANSKHLIEIFGQNHPYVASKVFECMICGRSNVAGRFALHLEKCMGKGRKACLKVTRSSTAAETWNSRGNPASTYSTYSCSNSTSWLSNGASGVAGEEYSNCALEVP; this is encoded by the exons ATGTCGCTTCCAATTGAAGAAATGATATGTCCTCTTTTTCGATGCTTAG CTTTCATCTCATGTTTTGGGGATCTCCTCGATTCGATCATTGTTGATGTTGCATATGAGTGTCATCGAATAGCGAAGTTGCGTCTTGATCATaattttgaagaagaagaagaagaactaaGGCTGTCAGCCCAAACACGGGTGAGGGTAGTTGATCCTAGTAATAGTGGTGAAGCAAATAGCAAGCACCTGATTGAAATATTTGGGCAGAATCATCCTTATGTAGCCAGCAAAGTGTTTGAGTGTATGATTTGTGGTCGGTCTAATGTGGCTGGGAGGTTTGCTCTTCATCTGGAGAAGTGTATGGGAAAG GGTAGAAAGGCTTGCCTCAAGGTGACAAGAAGTAGCACAGCTGCAGAGACTTGGAATTCTCGGGGAAACCCTGCTTCCACATACTCCACATATTCATGTTCCAACAGCACAAGCTGGTTATCAAATGGAGCATCGGGTGTTGCTGGTGAGGAGTACTCGAACTGTGCATTGGAAGTGCCATGA